tagatgtcataaccggcgggcCAGCGTCCGGAGGGGACTCCATGGCGGGCGGAAAGGCCTACGCCAGGGCCTCCCGAGCTGAAGCTTCCAAACATGAAAAAGgccccgaagtcaccttcccgaccgggggACCCGTGCCGGCCGAACATGATGACGCGCtggtgatatcagccagaatcgccaacgcgcaagtaagaaggatcatggtcgacactggaagctcggccgatatactttattgggacgccttccagaagctcggcctggtaaaggagaacatgaagccggtatgctcaacgctcacggggttcaccggcgcctcaatctcgtcactaggggttatcaccctgcccctaactttgggagTTTTCCCGAGGACAAAGACAGTGATGACCTCCTTTCtagtggtcgacctccccacggcatacaacgccatcctcggacggccaaccctcaacaagatccgagccgtcatctcaacttactaccaaaccatcaagttcccgacccacgatggGGTCGGAGAAGTAGcggggaactcctgggagtccaggcgTTGCTACTTAACCGCCGTATCGCTAAACAAGAGAGCGAGGGTCCAATCCCCGCTGGAGgacccccgggagggaaaaaaaccGACCCCCCGCCCCGAGCCGAAGGAATCCACCATCGACTTACCGCTGATCAAAGGCAGGCCCGACCAAACAGTCAAGATCGGGTCAGGACTGCCCGAACAGGAGCAAcagcagctcgtcggccttctgcaagccaacgccgacatcttcgcttggacgccaTCTGACCTGGTAggagtccacccggaagtcgcgCAACACCACCTAAACATCTCGCCCGATGCCCGTCCGGTGAAACAAaggcccaggcggcaggccccaGATCGGCAACTTGCCATCCGAGAAGAGTCTCaacaatgcttgcccaaaagattgctaccccctaccgaagatcgaccagctagtcgacgcCACGGCCGGCCACGCCCGTCTCTCGTTTATGGATGCCTTCTCCGGGTACAACCAAATCAGGATGGCACCCAAAGACCAAGAACACACAGCTTTCCTCACCGAGCAggggatatatttttacaaagtcatgccgttcgggttgaaaaatgccgGGGCCACCTACCAAAGGGCGGTGAAcaggatgttcgcccaccagattggacgaaacatggaggtatatgtcgacgacatgatcgtgaaaagccgaACAGCCGAAGCTCATCCTTCCGACCTGGCTGAAACATTCGACACCCTGCGAAGGTTCAGCCTGCGCCTCAACCCTGTCAAGTGCGCCTTTGGCGTaacctcgggaaaattcctcggattcatcatacacgagagagggattgacgccaacccggaaaaggtccagGCTGTCATAGACATGCAGCCCCctcggacgatcagagacctgcaACGCCTTAAAGGGAGGTTAGTCGCCCTATCACGCTTCCtttcccgatcgggagatcgctgcctccccttcttcaaggcCTTGAAGGATCCAAAAAACTTCCAATGGACGGCGGAATGTGAAAGGgccttcgagcagatgaagcaacacctggccaacctcccccgactcgTGTCAGTCTCCCCAGGGGAGAAGTTGAGCCTCTACCTCGCCGCCTCTCAGCACGCGGTCAGCTCGGTTCTGGTCAAGGAAAACTCCGGCGACCAACTAccggtctactatgtcagccacatgcTAAGCGGACCAGAGGGACGCTACCTGCCAATCGAAAAGCTGGCACTGGCGCTCGTCCTGTCAGCGCGAAAGCTCCGCCCTTACTTCCAGGCCCACCCAATAGAGGTAATAACTGACCGGCCGCTTCGGCTCGTTCTGTCTAAATTCGACGTTGCAGGGCgcctcctcaaatgggcagtggagctcggcgagcatgacatACAGTAGATGCCTCGGACCGCCATTAAAGCCCAGTCTGTGGCAGACTTTATCGCGGAGCTGACCCCGAGCACAGGCGAAGAACTCGAGCCACCGCGTGACACGTGGACTCTCCACGTAGACGGGTCGGCCAACGCAAAGGGCGCCGGCGCAGGGCTGGTGCTGGTGACACCTGACGGCCGCTCGATTGAGCGCTCCTTCCGTTTCGGGTtcagggccaccaacaacgaagcagaatacgaggctctcctggcggggctccGATTGGCACTGGAGATGCgggtgaccgacatacgcgtaatcaccgactcacagctggtggctaggcagctcgacgGCGAATACGAAGCCCGGGACTCGACCATGGCGAAATACTTGGCACAGGTAAAAAACCTTGCCACCAAGTTCGTCCGTTTTGAATTGTCAaatgttcccaggagcgagaaccagcgagccgacaccctgGCAAAACTGGCGTCCGGCTCGGCCCCCAAGGCTCGACCCGAAACCGAAGAGCTCCCCCACCGAGCCATAGAGGTCGTCGCCACAGTCACGGACGGcgcgccggccacttgggtacaagagatgctacgcttcaagcgaGACGGGACCCTACCCGACGACGAAACGGCGGCTCGACGCTTGCGTCGGGCGCAGGCATGGTACTCTGAAGGAGGACGGTTGTACAAGCGGTCTTTCTCGCGCCCCTTGCTACGCTGCCTAGAGCCGAACGAAGCCCGGACagttctgtccgacatgcatgaaggggcctgcggggaacatataggcgaacgagccctggcgcacaagatactccgacaggggtattactggccgaccatgcgccaggacgcgaaagctttcgtgcggcgatgcagctcatgccaggagcacgcccgcaTCGCCCGACAGCcggcggtcctgttcacccccgtcgactgtgCTTGGCCATTTGCGCAGTGGGGGCTGGACATACTCGGGCCTCTCCCACCTGCCTCcggccagcggaagtacatcatcgtatgagtggactactttaccaggtgggtcgaagccgagcccctGGCCACCATTACGGAGTCACAAGTGGAAaggttcgtgtggagaaacctcataactcggtttggcctgccccagtccatcgtcaccgacaatggaCCTCAATTCGCCGGCAGGAGgttccaagagttttgcgccGAGCACAAAATTCAGCTGAgattcagctcggtggcttacccccaggcgaACGGGCTAGCTGAAGTAACCAACCGGTCTATCGTCGACGGTCTCAAGAGGAGGGTGTCCGCTgcccgatcggcttggatcgaagagctcccgagcgtcctgtgggcgctgcgcactacccccaagaccccgaccggggagtctccctacagcctcacgttcgggaccgaggccgtatTACCATCCGAAGTAGCCGTCCCAACTCCGCGGACAGCAGGCTACAGCGAAGAGGCCTCGTGTGAAGGACTCCGATCCAACCTGGATCTGCTCGAGGAAAGACGGGCCAGCGCACACCAGAAAgctctttcttacaaaagagccgtggcaagggtctacaaccggagGGTGCGACCCCGGTCGATAAAGATTGAGGacctggtcctgcgcaaaatcAAGGTCAGCCACCCAACCCAagtaagggggaaactggcccagaagtgggaaggaccctaccgggtcatcggagtatcccgaccggggacgttccgactcgcaacaatggatggcgaccccgtgccccggacttggaacatacagaaccttagaAAATACTTCATCTGAAGACGCGGGCACTACGCAAACACGGAAATCAGAAGAAAAGAGCATCTTATTAAAAAGGAGGGGATACAGAACCATAACCATGAGGAACAGAAACCAAAACTCATACAGAAAACCCCTCACACCCTCGACCTCGACTCCGACATACAAAAAACAATGGTCATCACTCTCCTGGAGTCTTCGGGCGGTCGTCGAAtggcacgtcctccggcatgtccacctccagATCCACGGGATGGGAGGCAAAGGGAtccctttccacctcggagccAGGAGGGCATGAGCCGAAGCGACCTAGGGCGATTCTGTATCCGtactcgtaggatactcgcccCATTCGGGTCAATCCGAGCTCGAAGTTCTCGGACTTCTTGTAAGCTTCGATCACCTCTTTATCCTTCGACGGGCGAAGGCGAACCTCCTCGGCTAGCGCGTCCGAAGCTGCGCGGGCTTCAGCCTCGGCCTTTTCCGCCCTTTTGGTAAGGCCAAGCGCCTCCGACCTCAGTAGGCGCAGCTCCGCCCGATCCAAACGGAGAAACTCTTCGAGTTCCTTGACCGAACTGCCCGATTGCTCGAGCTCCGCCTTCAGGTGCGCCACCTCCTCCTCGGAGTCGGTCGCGCGTTTTTCCGCGGCCGCCACCGCTTCTGGGCCCGACCCGGCCCGAACTTCCTCTAGCTGGTGGCACAGCTCGGAGTTGCACTCGCTGAGGTTCCAGATTACCTGGCCAGCGTCACGCactcggtccatcagcgccgtcgAGTAGTGGAGGCCCTGCCACAGAAGAAAGAGGGTCAGCGCACGGTCACAAAGACACTTGAAGTTAACAAAACACTTACCAGTGTCAGAAACCTCCCCGCCTTGTTGAGCATAGCCTCCGAGGGCAGGGTGTATAGGTCCCAAGCCAAGTCGGGGTGGAGCACGCCTCGAAGAAAAGCGGCCAAGGGATCCCCCCCGGCCCATACCTTGTCCCCCCGGGATAGCCCTTTCCAGCGGGCGACTagcgggtcggaagcctcccccgGAGGAAGCTCGCCCATAACCAACGACCATAGAGGCTCGTCGGCCCCCGTGCGTAGCCCGCACAGGTCGTCCACCGTAGGCAGGCTCGACCTCTTCCCAGCCGCCCCTTGGCTAGACCCGTCCACTTGGGAAGGCCCTTCATCCCGAACGGCCCGCTTTGTGCCAACGGTTGTCGAAGGGAGGGCCCCCGCCTTGGCTTTCCCGGGACCAGCTGTTTTCGCCTTCTTTGACGGGCGCCCCTCCAGGATCTCTAACGAAGCGTCCGCCGAGCCGGGCAACGGGTCGGCCGAGGGATGCGGAGAGAGAGCGGCGGACGGGCGTGGGGAAGAAGCCGACGACGAGCGGCCACCGCGGAGTGACAGAAGCTTCATTCCTACAAAGGAAAACAAGCAAACTATCACAAACTGTGGGAACAGGCGAGACACGAAGAACACCCGCTATAAACGtacccccgaaagccgggctaagacccgcctcggccagccactcctcggtcatagctcggatggcctgagaaccgggaaggattgcccgaagcctcttcaGGTCCCGACGCTCCTCGTCGTTCCAAGTCCGGGACTGTGTTATCTATTACCCTCGCTgcccaccgaactccgaagccccaatccttcgaccagctaacgtaaaaaaaccaccccttccaccctttgttatTCGAAGGGGCCCCCCCGACGCGAAAGCCGGCCCGGGCtgacacgaaatagccccccggccccttgagaaggtgaaaacaagagagaaagaggtttcgggtaggggtgatgttagcataATAACATTCCCCTAAGAATGCTACTAGGTAACGCCACGAGTTAGGCGCCACCTGGGAAGGCGAAATCCGCCACAGAGAAAGACAGGAGACAATGATAgggtgaaggggaaggcgcaacccagcctctagggcatcttgaGTCAGCGCGAAACCTCGAGGGACCGGGTCGTACGACCGCTGCCCCGAATCAGGTGCGACCAGAACAAACTCCTTCGGGATGTGAAAACGCTCCCGGAGCTTTTCCAGCAACGACCCGCTCACCgccgagtcgaggtcgtgcggccacattagagcctcaagggctcgcgccgcctcctcATTTGGGGAGGGCGGAGGCGTGCGCTCCCGGGCTCTATCGAGGGACAAAGGAGGAGAGACAGGCGAGAGGGGCATCCTTACCGGCTTGGGAACGAACAAGAGGGACGGCGAGAGAGCGACTGGGGAGTGACGGCGTAGGAAAGGAGAAGGCGCGATGACAGAAAGGACGACGAGGCCCAAGACTCAGCAACAAGAATCGAGAAACGGGCCGAGTGCGCCGTTTACATAGGAAAGATCCCGCCAGgagagacgtcccttcgtctccccaTAGCGGCCAACAGCTCATCCGCACACTCACTCATCGCATCAGGGAAGGTCAACGAACACCCCatcataaatgcggacccaaGGTCGCTGCAGGGAAGGACAGGGAGAACGGCCACTGCGACTCCTCGATGCCTAAAAGGAACGACGATCTTttcgcatgttcccgagaccacctcctcggcgcggccagcctgctcgagacgtgctcctcggccacatgtccccgagaccacctcctcggcgcggcca
The window above is part of the Musa acuminata AAA Group cultivar baxijiao chromosome BXJ1-1, Cavendish_Baxijiao_AAA, whole genome shotgun sequence genome. Proteins encoded here:
- the LOC135583588 gene encoding uncharacterized protein LOC135583588 isoform X1, with protein sequence MKLLSLRGGRSSSASSPRPSAALSPHPSADPLPGSADASLEILEGRPSKKAKTAGPGKAKAGALPSTTVGTKRAVRDEGPSQVDGSSQGAAGKRSSLPTVDDLCGLRTGADEPLWSLVMGELPPGEASDPLVARWKGLSRGDKVWAGGDPLAAFLRGVLHPDLAWDLYTLPSEAMLNKAGRFLTLGLHYSTALMDRVRDAGQVIWNLSECNSELCHQLEEVRAGSGPEAVAAAEKRATDSEEEVAHLKAELEQSGSSVKELEEFLRLDRAELRLLRSEALGLTKRAEKAEAEARAASDALAEEVRLRPSKDKEVIEAYKKSENFELGLTRMGRVSYEYGYRIALGRFGSCPPGSEVERDPFASHPVDLEVDMPEDVPFDDRPKTPGE